The genomic window CCTGCTGAACAATGCCCAAGTCCACCAACAGGCCGGCCGCTTGGCAAAGCGGGTCGTGGAGACGGTCGCGGACGATTCCCAGCGCGTCCAAACGTTGTGGCTCAAACTGTATGGGCGCCCGGCCGAACCGGAAGAGGCGCAGCTGGCGACTCAGTTCGTCACCCGAGCGGCCGCCGATCGCGGCGGAGAGGGGGCCGAACTGCACGCCTGGAGTCTACTGATTCGCACTTTAATTGCCGGGAGCTCGTTCAGCTATGTCGACTAATCGTTCCGCGTCGGAATCATCTGACTCGACCTCCCTGCACCCTCCCTCCGGAAGGGTCGAGCCTAAGCGAGGGGAGGGTTTTGGGACGGGCGAAAACGCTATGGACGACTTGCAAGCTCCCCCTGCCCTCCCCGCTCGTTCCTCGCGACCCTCCCAGAGGGAGGGTGTAGTGACTGCAGCCCCCTCGCGGCGGGCGATTTTGGGTGGCACGATTGGTTTGGCGGGGATGGCGTTTGCGGACCTGTTGGGGAAATCCGCAGCGGGCGAAGCCACCATCGCCACCGCCGACCTACCGCACCATCGGCCGCGAGCCAAACGCGTGATCTTTCTGTTCATGCATGGCGGTCCCTCACATGTCGACACCTTCGACTACAAACCGGAACTGGCCAAGCAACACGGCAAGCCGCTGCCGTTTGATAAACCTCGCATCCAGTTTGCCAAGACCGGCAACCTGTTGAAGAGTCCCTGGAAGTTCCGGCAATATGGTCAGTCGGGTGCTTGGGTCAGCGATCTGTTTCCCCACGTCGCACGCCACGTGGACGACCTGACCTTCATTAAGTCGATGCACGGTTCGAACGAGGCGCACGGCGGCGCGTTACTAAAAGTTCACACCGGCTCGGACACCTTCGTGCGTCCCAGCATGGGTTCCTGGATCAGTTATGGCTTGGGCACCGAGAACCAGAACCTGCCCAGCTTCATCACCATCAACCCCACCCTCGGCCACGGCGGCGTGCGCAACTTTGGCTCCGCCTTCCTGCCGCCAATTCATCAAGCCACGCGGATCGGACAAACGCGGGCCCCGATGAAAAACGCGAAGATCGAGAACCTGACCAGCTTCAGCAACACGCCGGCGGAACTGCAACGCAGGCAACTGGCCATGCTCCGCGAGCTGGATCAAGCCAAAGCGGGTTCGGGCGAAATCGATGCCGCCCTGTCCGCTCGCTTGGAATCCTTCGAGTTGGCTTATCGGATGCAAACCGAAACACCGGAGCTGATGGATCTGTCGCGAGAGACGGCCGAAACCCTGGCTCTGTACGGCATCAACGATGGACCCACCGACAACTTTGGCCGCGAGTGCCTGCTGGCACGGCGATTCTGCGAAGCCGGAGTGCGGTTTGTGCAGGTCACGCATAACTATTGGGATCAACACAGCAAGTTAAAAGAAAAGCACAGCGAACTGGCGGCCGAAGTGGACCTGCCGATCGCGGGCTTGCTGACCGACCTGAAACGACGCGGCTTGCTGGAAGACACGCTGGTGATTTGGGGCGCCGAATTCGGCCGCACGCCCACCGCTCAAGGTGGCAACGGACGCGACCACAATCCCCACGCCTTTACCTACTGGATGGCCGGCGGCGGCGTCAAAAGCGGTTTCAGTTATGGGCAAAGCGATCCGTTTGGGTTTTATACCGAAGACGAAAAAGTTCACGTCCACGATTTCCACGCCACGGTGCTGCATCTGTTGGGCATCGACCATGAGCGGCTGACGTATCGCTACGGAGGTCGCGATTTCCGTTTGACCGACGTGGAAGGCAAGGTCATTCATCCGATCTTTGCCTAGCTGGATGGCGGCACCTATTCGTAGCTACGCTCGCCAGAGCGTGGGACCGCGAGCAACCACCGTCTGGCGACGGTAGCTACGATGCGCGTGGGGCCGTCCGGCAGAACGTCCAAACTCTGGCGAGTTCGGCTACGGCCGAGGCGGCGATGTGCGGCAAGCGATTGGATCTGCTTGCCGTTTGAGTTACGCTTAAGGGGTATCCGGACGTTTTTCCAAATCTCAAATCTCAAATCTCAAATCTCAAATCTCAAATCTCAAATCTCAAATCTCAAATCTCAAATCTCAAATCTCAAATCTCAAATCTCAAATCTCAAATCTCAAATCTCAAATCTGAGAACTGAACCCCGGCTGGCCTATTCTGGAGCCTATTCGCATGCCTTGCCCGTCACTGCTGTTTGCCCTGCGTTCCGCTTTGCGTCACCCCGCCGGCTTTCCACCCATCCGGGGGCTGCTGTTGCTGACCGCAGCCTTGTCGATTCCGCTCAGCCTGTCGATGCCGGGACTCGCGAGCGGCGACCAATGGACCGATGTGTCGGGGCAGCACACGATCAACGCCGACTTCCTGGGCGTGTGGGGCGACAAAGCCGTCTTTGCGATGCCCAACGGCCAGCGGCGAACGGTGCTGCTCAAACACCTGCAAGCGGAAAGCCGCTTGCGTGCGTTGGACTTGGCGGAACAGCGCAAAGCCCACCGGGAAGAAGTCAAAAACGAACTGCTCGAAATTCAAGCCGCCCAGCGAGCCCCCTCAGCGGCTCGCATCGAAGGCCCCGCCGAGTCCGCTCCGCCCTACCAACCGCTGCCCGTCGGCGCCTCGCTCCAAGACACGCTCGACCACAACCTGCAGCAGACGCGAGCCGGGCACCTGCGAGTGACCTGGGATACGTTGCCCAAATCCTATCAACAAGATATCGAATCGCTGGTCGTCGAATTCGCCAAAAAGATGCCGCCTAAGATCTGGAATGATCAGATCGCCATGATCAATCGCCTGACGGAACTGCTGGCCAGCCGTGAAGATTGGGTTTTCAGCCATCCGCAGGTGCTGGCCATGGTCAGCGGGATGACTAACGACGAACAGCAGGCACGCACCAACTACCGTTCCGTCATCGGTCTGATCCAAACCCTGACCGATCCCCAATACGTGTCGCTGGAACGACTGCAACAAGGCAACCTCGATGGCCTGATCGCGGAGCTGGACGAAAAGGCGGCCGGATACCTGCAGCCCTTCCTGCCACTGATCGAACCGACCCTGCCCACCAGCATGATCGCGGAGAAGGTCGATGATACCCACGCCGTCGTCACGATCGTGATGCCCAATAGCCCGACGCCCGCCGCCGGTGGACCGTCACAACCCGGCGGACAGCCCTACCCCGGCGCACAGACCTACCCCGGTAGCGAATCCTACGCGGGCGAAGAAGCCTACTCGAGTGCCGAAATGCCCGTCATGGAAGAAGGCATGGACGGCATGCCGGCGATGCCAGGTGGAATGCCCGGTGGAGCAGCCCCGGGGATGGGGATGGGCGGTGGTCCGCGTGGCGGGCTGGTGATCAAGATGGTTCAGGTCGAAGGACGCTGGGTCAGCGAAACCATGGCCAAGAGCTGGGAATCCGACGTCGAACGGTTCCGCAAACGCATCGGCGAAATGCCCGGCTCGCTGGACTCCTTCGTGTTCATGCTCGATGCCATGCGGCAATGGGTCAATCTAAATCTCTCTCCCTTGGAAGCCGCCGAAACGCGCGAAGCCTTTCATTCGGGGATGGATCAAATTGTCGCAGACTTCGCCCTAGTCGCCATGCAAGCGCTCGGCCGACCGCCGCGAGCCAATAACGCAAACGACCCATACAACGCAGATTACGAGCGTGAGATGGGTAGTGGAAACGAAATGGACTATCAAAACCAAAGCGGCTACGAGGACGGGTCGAACTACGAAGCGATGATGCAAGGTGAGGCCATGGAAGCCGGACAACCGCCATTGCAAGCTGTGCCGCAACCTTGATAATTGCTAGCAAAGTGAACTGTTTGACAGTTCCTCTCGACGCTCCTACGCTAATCGTTTAAGCAACGTTCGAGATTAGTTTTGCCATTCAACGGAGTGCATCATGGTTGACGTAGTTGAGCAGCGAGAAGAGGCTCAGACACAGGCCCGAGCCCTACTACAAAACAGTCCGATCGGCGAGCTGCGCGACCTTCGCATCGAATGCGATGACGACTATCTTCAGATCAGCGGTCGCGTGTGCAGCTTCTACCACAAGCAGTTGGCACAAGAAACGGTCCGGCGCGTCGCCGCAGGACGGCAAGTCTTAAACGCCGTCGACGTCGATTAGCTCAAGGTCGTTGTTCGCTCCGCGAACATAACGGGGCGGTCAAGGTCGTTGTTCGCTCCGCGAACATAACGGGGCGTTGTTTCGTTGCGTTCGCGGAGCGAACGACGACCATTAGCCCAGCGGGGATTCGAAGTCTAGCTCTCCGTCCCATGGACTTTGCTCCGCGGGCGGTAGCTGTTGCTGGGGCACTGACTCGATTAATCCGTCTTGCATTCGCAGCGGCCCGGCCGCATCCAGCTCGGGATCTTGCGACCAGTTGGGCAGGCTTGGCGGCACCGGCAGGACCACCGATACCGGATTCCCTGGCTCGACGACTTCCGGATGGCAGCAGGCCCTTTGACATCCGCAGCAGCGTTGGCAGGTGCGATTCGCTCTCCAAAACATCAGCTCTTCGACGCAGCTGCGCGAAGCCACATAGATCCGGTCGCCCGGTTGCAATTGATAGTTCGTGGAGGTGTCGCCCAGCTGGGTTAGTTGCCGGTAACAGATCGGCAGTACCACCCGGCACGAAGGCGGCGGAGTCGGTCGAGCCAAGAGGATTTTGCAGGGCGCAGCCAGATCGGTCAGCCCGCCGGCCTGCAAGATGCCATCCAACACGGTCTCATTGCCGACCAGAGGATACGCCCCCGGCGATTGGACTTCTCCCAATACGTAATAACGCTCGACGCCGTTGAGTAGCCGCACGTTGACCTGAGCTGATTCGGCTTCCATCGCCACCAGACGCTGCTCGATGCTCGACTCCGCCTCTTCCAGCGTCATCCCGGCGACCTGCAAACGCCCGAACCCGCCCAGGTCGATGGTGCCGTCGGAGAGCACCTGTTGGTCGGCGGGCAGACGCACATTGTCGTTGAACTGCACCGGTTCGATCAGCAGCACATCGCCGGGCTGCAGGTGATGAACCGGGACGACCGACAGGTTCAGCTCGCGTGGCAACTCCACCGGCGAGGGCGCTTGCTCCAGAACCGCCTCGGATTCGGGGGTCAAGAAATGACCGGTCGGGTACAGCGAAATGCCAAGGGAACTGCAACCAGTCAAAGCCAGCAGGCAAGCGGACGCGAACAGTGTACGGATCATTGCTACCAGTGGAGTGAGCGTTACAAATCGACCTCCTAAGCAACATCGGCATCACCGGCACGATAGGTCCCATCATACCTCCACCCCCAGCACAACCCGAACCGCCCGCACAGCTTCCGCAGCCGTAGCATGGGCCCCCGGCCCGTGTGCAGTCTAGGCTCCAACGCAACGATTGAATCGGCTTACACACGGGCCGGGGACCCATACTACTGGTGCTACACGGGCTGGGGAAAGATGCTACGGGGCGTCAGTCCGTTACTGCGACTCCGATCACGGCTGCCGTGGCGGCTCGGCGGGCTTGTCTTAGAAAGAACTCTGTGGCGTTGGCTCGCAACGTGTCGACGGTTTTTAACCGCACGCGAGGATTGCTGACCGGACCGGACAGATCCACGATCAAAGTGCGATTACTGAGCAACTCATTGGCTTGCATCAGTACCGACAAGGGAATTGCACCGCTGCCGGCCGTGGTCGCCAACTGCCGCAGCAATACATTCTGCGCGGAAAAGTCACCGGTGTTCAGCACCGCGCCCACATCCATCCGACCGTCGGCCAAGCGAATGCTGCCATCGGCAAACACCCGCAGCTGTTCATCCAACAACCAGAACTCGTGCAGCACTACCGCTCCGCCGCCCACACTGCCCCGCATCCGACCTTCGTCAAAGCGGACCGAACCAAGCGACACGGCACCCAGATAATTCTGCGTGCGGGGCAGCCCTGGAACGGCGCGGGCTTCGGTCCCGTCGAGCTCTACGTCAAAGCGACCCTGCAGATCCTGCACGCCGCGGATCGCTCGGCCGCCCAGCGTCAAGCTGCCACTGGCGCGGGCTTGGCCCAAGGCGATGGGACCACCGGAGCTGGGAAATAGATCCGTAAAATCCACACGCCGCAGTTTCCACTCGCTGGCCATCTTCAGACCTCTTCGATCCGCCATCGAAGCCACGTGCAGGTCGCCGGTCCACTGCCCGCGGCCGGTTCGCAGCTGTACCTGATTCAACCCCGCCTGCCAGGATCGCAGGTTGTCGCTCAATTGAGCTTGAAAGCCGGCGTGCCCGGATTCGATAGAAATTTCGATCAGGCGTCCATCGTGCCACTGGATAGCTCCCTTCACCCGGTACGCATCCACCCGGGTAATCGTCGCCGTACCGCTGACATAGCCGTCCACTTGCGCGGCCGTCTGCGGAGAAAAGGGTGCCACCGCCGTGCTCAGATCAAGCGACGTGGCGCGCAGTGAAATCTGGCGCGAACCATTGCCCAGCGACCAGTTTCCGGAACCCGAGACAATGCCGCCGGCGTACCGTCCTTCGAGGCGATCCAACCACAAACCGCCCGCATCGCCTCGCAGGTCGAGCCGCAGTTGCGGGGTCAGCTGGCGATTCTGGTAGACAACGTTTCGCAGCAGCAGCTGCGCTTCGACTTGGGGCTCCGGCTGGTTGCGGATCGTGATGGAGCCCGAGACGCGGCCGCCGAGCCGCTCCAAGTTCCGCCCAGGCATCACCCGCGACAGGTTGGACAGTCGAGCGGATTGCAATTCCAAATCCGCTTGCCAGGCATCCTGCCAAACGTCTTGCCAACTGGTTTGGTTTGCCAAGGGAGCCGCCGCGGTGACCTGAAAGCCACCGCCGAACAGCTGCCCCTCGCCGTCCAAATCGATGGACTGGCCATCTGCGGCTAATTGAATGTTCGCGTTGCCAATCGGCACATCACCGAGCTGCAATTGATGCAGCGTCAGCGTTGCCGTACCGCGATGTTCGCTAGGCTGTTGCCAAGCGGTTGCCGGCACCCGCCAATCCAATGTTCCCGACGATTCGGCCGTCCACT from Roseimaritima ulvae includes these protein-coding regions:
- a CDS encoding polysaccharide biosynthesis/export family protein, coding for MIRTLFASACLLALTGCSSLGISLYPTGHFLTPESEAVLEQAPSPVELPRELNLSVVPVHHLQPGDVLLIEPVQFNDNVRLPADQQVLSDGTIDLGGFGRLQVAGMTLEEAESSIEQRLVAMEAESAQVNVRLLNGVERYYVLGEVQSPGAYPLVGNETVLDGILQAGGLTDLAAPCKILLARPTPPPSCRVVLPICYRQLTQLGDTSTNYQLQPGDRIYVASRSCVEELMFWRANRTCQRCCGCQRACCHPEVVEPGNPVSVVLPVPPSLPNWSQDPELDAAGPLRMQDGLIESVPQQQLPPAEQSPWDGELDFESPLG
- a CDS encoding AsmA-like C-terminal region-containing protein, whose product is MTAHADPLYSLRTLGVSLLFALLASVAVAQNPAAPPAAAPAFRYWTTNWSFQDVDVRQLTERLEAIGIALPVEVAGDVSVRFRVSIPLNGLRQAQAYRFEGSLSSNQLRIDALQLSDLRAAVRYQDGVLQLHTLQTRWQHDRGPGQNDLEPAEPDPMEGQVSGSARAELVPRGELSADLQLQRMATTPLIQLLQRAGVVSPQTSLRGQLTGDAKLRCPIDGLRQPENWQLDAQLRSPNLQLNETPRLAFDSGPVTQVEGRFTMPELNVQYVGNPAIRLTGSVAYQWAGGQPFDLRLTANDVPTEQVAAMFGQSSSLVNGKVDLRLQASGTQQPPQWNILAQIGSPSLSVMGVELGLVEHVLRCDRSTLRLQPIRGGQAASAAIPGMRIGSVSADYQLHPSRFELSQLQAELFGGRIEGRLTLAREVADRQAEHSADLRWEQIRLPLSLPVLELVNSQWTAESSGTLDWRVPATAWQQPSEHRGTATLTLHQLQLGDVPIGNANIQLAADGQSIDLDGEGQLFGGGFQVTAAAPLANQTSWQDVWQDAWQADLELQSARLSNLSRVMPGRNLERLGGRVSGSITIRNQPEPQVEAQLLLRNVVYQNRQLTPQLRLDLRGDAGGLWLDRLEGRYAGGIVSGSGNWSLGNGSRQISLRATSLDLSTAVAPFSPQTAAQVDGYVSGTATITRVDAYRVKGAIQWHDGRLIEISIESGHAGFQAQLSDNLRSWQAGLNQVQLRTGRGQWTGDLHVASMADRRGLKMASEWKLRRVDFTDLFPSSGGPIALGQARASGSLTLGGRAIRGVQDLQGRFDVELDGTEARAVPGLPRTQNYLGAVSLGSVRFDEGRMRGSVGGGAVVLHEFWLLDEQLRVFADGSIRLADGRMDVGAVLNTGDFSAQNVLLRQLATTAGSGAIPLSVLMQANELLSNRTLIVDLSGPVSNPRVRLKTVDTLRANATEFFLRQARRAATAAVIGVAVTD
- a CDS encoding BON domain-containing protein; amino-acid sequence: MVDVVEQREEAQTQARALLQNSPIGELRDLRIECDDDYLQISGRVCSFYHKQLAQETVRRVAAGRQVLNAVDVD
- a CDS encoding DUF1501 domain-containing protein, whose product is MAFADLLGKSAAGEATIATADLPHHRPRAKRVIFLFMHGGPSHVDTFDYKPELAKQHGKPLPFDKPRIQFAKTGNLLKSPWKFRQYGQSGAWVSDLFPHVARHVDDLTFIKSMHGSNEAHGGALLKVHTGSDTFVRPSMGSWISYGLGTENQNLPSFITINPTLGHGGVRNFGSAFLPPIHQATRIGQTRAPMKNAKIENLTSFSNTPAELQRRQLAMLRELDQAKAGSGEIDAALSARLESFELAYRMQTETPELMDLSRETAETLALYGINDGPTDNFGRECLLARRFCEAGVRFVQVTHNYWDQHSKLKEKHSELAAEVDLPIAGLLTDLKRRGLLEDTLVIWGAEFGRTPTAQGGNGRDHNPHAFTYWMAGGGVKSGFSYGQSDPFGFYTEDEKVHVHDFHATVLHLLGIDHERLTYRYGGRDFRLTDVEGKVIHPIFA